A part of Periophthalmus magnuspinnatus isolate fPerMag1 chromosome 14, fPerMag1.2.pri, whole genome shotgun sequence genomic DNA contains:
- the LOC117381810 gene encoding protein sprouty homolog 3, with the protein MDPRSFRTDADGLDQVLSLDQIRAIRANNDYVDRPVAGFDQGPQTGFIYVHEDRVYPVHGPPALPRSQSHQHHPHFSHLSRSSTVSSTWSRTSAASDQRLIASLTPSHSGLGSVVRSQPKADLKQDISFGKGLTEDEFGQHMFICERCSRCKCLECCTPRRLPSCWACNQRCLCSPESLVEYGTCLCCVKGLFYHCSAEDDEENCADRPCSCSSAHSCSRWSAMTFLTLCLPCLCCYPPARLCLALCQCAHDRATRPGCRCTNTNTVCRKISASNPNAGPPPSLRSKTMDKLL; encoded by the coding sequence ATGGACCCTCGTTCCTTCAGGACGGATGCCGACGGCTTGGACCAGGTGCTGTCTCTAGACCAGATCAGAGCCATTCGCGCCAACAACGACTATGTGGATCGTCCGGTGGCGGGATTCGACCAGGGACCCCAGACTGGTTTCATCTATGTCCACGAGGACCGGGTCTACCCAGTCCACGGCCCGCCCGCTTTGCCTCGCAGTCAAAGCCACCAACACCACCCTCATTTCTCCCATTTGAGTCGCTCCAGCACCGTCAGCTCCACTTGGTCCCGAACAAGTGCAGCATCTGATCAACGCTTGATCGCCAGTCTTACCCCCTCTCACTCCGGCCTGGGCTCTGTAGTGCGCTCCCAGCCCAAAGCGgatctaaaacaggacattTCTTTTGGGAAAGGCCTTACTGAGGATGAATTCGGACAGCATATGTTTATCTGTGAACGCTGCAGTCGCTGTAAATGCCTGGAGTGCTGTACCCCACGCCGCCTTCCCTCATGTTGGGCGTGTAACCAGCGCTGCCTGTGCTCTCCTGAAAGTCTGGTGGAGTACGGGACATGTCTGTGTTGCGTTAAGGGACTTTTTTACCACTGCTCCGCTGAGGACGACGAGGAGAACTGCGCCGATCGGCcgtgctcctgctcctccgcGCACTCTTGCTCTCGATGGAGCGCCATGACGTTCCTCACCCTCTGCCTGCCCTGCCTGTGCTGCTACCCCCCGGCCCGCCTGTGCCTTGCCCTGTGCCAGTGCGCCCACGACAGAGCCACGCGCCCCGGATGTAGATGTACCAACACCAATACTGTGTGCCGCAAGATCTCAGCCTCCAACCCTAACGCTGGTCCTCCTCCGTCGCTGAGAAGCAAAACCATGGATAAACTTTTATGA